Within Candidatus Eremiobacterota bacterium, the genomic segment GCTTCACCTCACCGTCACCGAGGAAGGCGCTGAAAATTCCCATGGCGTTTGACCCGCCGCCTACGCAGGCATAGACATAGTCGGGGAGCCGCCCTTCCTTCCGGACTATCTGGCGGCGCGCCTCGCGGCCGATGACGCTCTGGAACTCCCTCACCATGAGGGGGAAGGGATGGGGGCCGCAGACGGTGCCGAAGAGGTAATAGGTGGTTTCCACATTGGCAATCCAGTCGCGGAGGGCTTCATTGATGGCGTCCTTGAGGGTGGCTGTCCCCGAGGTGACGGGAATGACCTCGGCTCCCAGCAGTTTCATGCGCTTCACGTTGGGGCTCTGGCGCTCTATATCGGTGGCGCCCATGTAAATGTGAGTCTTGATGCCGAAAAGGGCCCCTGCCATGGCGGTGGCGACCCCGTGTTGCCCGGCGCCTGTCTCAGCGATGAGGCGCCCCTTGCCCATCTTTTTCGCAAGCAGCCCCTGGCCCAGGCAGTTGTTGGTCTTGTGGGCGCCGCCGTGGAGGAGATCCTCCCGCTTGAGGTAGATAGTGGCGCCCAGCCGCTCAGAGACATTGGCGGCAAGCGTGCAGGGTGTGGGCCTCCCGGCGTAGTCCCTCAGCAGGGCGGCAAGCTCACTCCTGAAGGCTTTCTGCCGCGCTATGTCCAGAAAGGCGCTCTCGACCTCCTCGAGGGCAGGGATGAGGATCTCGGGCACATAGAACCCGCCGTACCGTCCGAATTTTCCAGTTTTGCGCATGGGTGCTCCTTTTCAGCGCGGCGAAGACCGTGCAAGGATGGCCGTGAACTCCCTCAGGCACGCCTCGGGATCTCCTCCCGCCATGAAGGCCGAGCCTATGAGAAATGCCCCGGCATAGGGCATGAGCTCCTCAAGGTGATCTCCTGAGGTGATTCCCGATTCGCTTACGATGAGGATTCCTTCCGGGATGAGGGGGGCGATCCTTTTTGTCGTCTCCCTGGTAATGGTCATATCTTTGAGGTTCCTGTTGTTGATGCCTACCATGGGGGGGCTGAGGGGAAGGACATGCTCCAGGGACACTTCCTCGTGGACTTCCACGAGAGCCTCCATCCCGAGCTCTCTCACAAGGGAGTAAAGGCCGGCAAGCTCGCCGGCTTCGAGGGCTTCGGCAATGAGAAGGACGGCATCGGCACCTGAAGCCCTGGCTTCGTGAACCTGGTAAGCGTCAATGATGAAATCCTTCCTGAGGAGGGGCAGCTCCACGAGGCGGCGCGCCGTGAGGAGATCGTCGAGACTCCCCGAGAAGTGGTCCTCTTCAGTGAGGACGCTCATTGCATCGGCATAACGCCCGTAAAGGGCCGCCTGTGTGGCAAGGTCAGGGGCGTTATGAAAGGTGCCTCTTGACGGCGATGCTTTTTTGTACTCGGCGATGAGGCCATGGCCTTTCCTGCTGAGAGCTCCTGCGAAATCCCTGGGAGGAGGTGCCTCGCGGTCCCTCAGTTCCCCGAGGGGCACCCTCTTCTTCGCCTCGGCAAGACACTCCCGCTTTCTCTCCACGATGCGATCAAGGATCACGGCTTTCTCACTCCCTCCTCCCCCCGGGAAAGCGAGGCCTGTATCGTGAAGGCCTTGATCTCCTCAAGCTTTTGAAGGGCTTTCCCCTTTTCTATGAGGTTTCTTGCGGCATTCACGCCTTCCTTGATGGATGGCGAGTGGCCCGCCACGTAGAGGGCCGCCCCGGCATTGAGGAGGGCCATGTCCCTTTTGGGGTCCTTTTTCACCTTTCGCGGCGTCAGCACATCCCTTATAATCCCGGCGTTCTCGGCGGCGTCGCCGCCCAGGAGGCTCTCGTGCCTGGCCCTGGTGAGGTCGCATTCCTCGGGGTAGAGGATCTTTGCCGTGATGCGCCCGTCGCGGACCTCAATGTACCGTGAAGGCCCCGTGACAGTAAATTCATCGGTGCCGTCGCCGTGGACGACAAGGGCCCGCCTTGTGCCCAGCCTTTCCAGGACATGGGCCACTGTCTCAAGGTGATCGGGCGAGAAGAGGCCCACGACCTGGTGCGTGGCCCCCGCGGGGTTCGTGAGGGGGCCCAGGAGGTTGAAGACGGTCCTTATTCCCAGGTCCTTGCGCACGGGGGCAATGGCCAGCATGGCCTGGTGGTGCTCCCTGGCGAAGAGAAAGCAGAAGCCTGTCTTGAGAAGGCATTCCACGAGCTTTTCCGCGGGAAGGGAGAGGGAAAAGCCCAGGGCCTCAAGGACATCGGCGCTCCCGCTCTTTGATGAGGCGGCCCTGTTCCCGTGCTTGGCCACTCTTATTCCCGCCGAGGCGGCAATGAGAGCTACCGTTGTCGAGATATTGTAGGTGCCGACACCGTCGCCACCAGTGCCGCAGGTGTCCAGCAGGGGCTCTTTCGTGGGAAAGTTGACGCGGTGGCAGAAGGTGTGCATGACGCGGGCGAAAGCAGTGATCTCATCGACGGTTTCCCCTTTTATCCTGAGAGCGGTGAGAAGTGCACCGGCCATCACGGGGCTGTATTCGTTCCGCATCATCTTTTCCATGAGGTGTGCGGCCTCATCGGCAGTGAGATTCTCTTTTCTTGTGAGCTTGTTCAGCATGGCCTCATCCCTCCCTGCCGGAAAGCACGTTGTCGATTATGGCACCCCCTGCGGCAGTGAGAATGCTCTCAGGGTGAAACTGCACTCCCGTGACCGGCAGGCTCTGGTGTCGCACTGCCATTACAATGTCTTTCTTGCGCGCCGCCACTTCGAGGACCAGAGGGATCTCGAGGCCCGCGAGGGAATGGTAGCGCCCTACGGGGAGAGGTGAGGGAAGCCCTGAGAAGATCCCTTTCCCGTCGTGAGTGATGAGGGACGTTTTCCCATGGACGATCTCCCCGGCATGGCCCACTTTCCCTCCGAAGGCCTCGATCATGCACTGGAGGCCCAGGCAGACGCCGAACATGGGGACTTTCCCGGCGTAAGTCTTGATAAGGTCTATACTGCACCCGGCGTCACGGGGTGCCGAGGGCCCGGGGGAAAAGACCAGCAGATCGGGCGAAAATTCCCTGAAGAGGGCTTCATACTCATCCATGGCAAGGTTATTCCTGTATATTTTCACGAGGCAGCGGCGTTTTTCAAACTCGTCCACCAGGTTGTACGTGAAGCTGTCGAAATTGTCGATGAAGAGTATCTTTTTCATCTCTCTGCAGCTCTTTTCAATGCCGTGAGCGGGGCGGCAAGCTTTTTTTCCGTCTCCTCGTATTCGCTCTCCGCGATGGAATCGTAGACAATGCCTGCCCCTGCCCGCAGGTGCGCCTTTCCCTCCAGAATCCTCATCGAGCGGATGATGATGCAGGAGTCCATCTCGCCGTTCCGGCTGAAGTAGCCGCAGGCGCCGCCGTAATAGCCGCGCTTGAATTTTTCACAGCGTCTCAGGAGCTCCATTGCCTTGAGCTTGGGTGCCCCGGTGAGGGTCCCGGCATTCATCACCGAGAGGTAGGCATGGAAGGCGTCAATATCTTCCTTGAGCTCACCCTTCACCGTGGTCACAAGGTGCTGCACATGGGAATATTTCTCCGTGCAGTACGGCGACTCGACGACTCTCGTACCGGGCTTTGCCACGCGGGCGATGTCGTTGCGCGCCAGGTCGATGAGCATGGAGTGCTCGGCAAGCTCCTTGAAGTCAGTCTTGAGGGAGACCTCGTACCGGGAGTCAAGGTCGGCATCAGGGACTCCTGCAGCGATCCCCCTGGGCCTTGTACCCGCGATGGGCCTCGTCTCTACGATTGGCTTTTCTGTGCCGGTGACCCTGAGGAGCATCTCGGGCGATGCCCCCAGCAGCACACCGCGCCCGTCGTTCATGTAAAACATGTAAGGTGAAGGGTTGAGGGAACGGAGCTCTCTGTAAATTGCCCAGGGGTCTGCTATGCCTTCTGCAGTGACGGTCCTGGAAGGGACGGCCTGGAACACATCGCCCTCGACGATATGGCTTTTCATTGTCTCTACGAGGCTCATGTATTCCTCCCTGCTGAACTCCTGGGAGGTGGTGATGGCTCCCCCGGTGCTCCCCGCCTCAGGAGGTGCGGTGCCGTTGAGAATGAGGCGCTCGATACGTTCTATCACTTCTGTGGCGTGGAGGAACGCGCCGCCTGCCTCTTCGTCGGTGATGACCATGGCGTTGGAGACTATGGCAAGCTCATGCTTCGCATGGTCTGCCACGAGCAACGTGGTGCCATAATAGAAGGTGAAATCATCCTCATTAAGGGGATCGCTCAAAGGCGGGGGAAGGCTCTCGAAGGTGTCTATGAAGTCGTAGGTGAGGGCGCCGAAGAGGCCGCAGAAAAGGTGGCCGGGCCAGTAAGCCGGCGTGAGCTTCCCGAGGACAAGGCGGAGCACGTGAAAGGGTGTGATGGCTCTCAGCCTCGCCTGCTCGTCAATATGGCGGGGAACAGGGGGAAGAATTCCCTCTGCAAGCGAAGGCTCATTCCTTATCACGCTCCCCAGCAGGGCAAGATCGGGCATCAAGGCATCTATGAATCTTATACCAAAGCGGTCAAGCGCTTCCAGGCGGTAGCCCGTTCCTCTCCCGCAGATGCGCAGGCACGGCTCGATGACCATGATGCTCATTTTCCCATAGAAGGGCACGATGTCGGCCGATTCCAGGAACATGGCATGGGGTGCATGGCCTCCTCCCGAGACCAGCGAGAAGATCTCCGAGGCATCACGGGTGAGGGCGATGCTCTTCACGACGGGGATGAGGCGGAGAGAGCCTCCGGGCTTCACTGTTTCTCTCATTGGCACTCCTTTGCTGAGAGGTGCATGAGCTTCTCGATTTCGCCCACGAGCTTCGAGAAGCGCTCCGTCGAGATGGTCTGCTTGCCGTCGCTTTTTGCCCTGTCGGGGTCGGTGTGGACCTCGATAAGGATGCCGTCGGCGCCTACGATGGCCGCCGCCTTCGCCATGATATAGGCCAACTCCCTGTCGCCGGTACCATGGGATGGATCCACCACGACGGGAAGGTGGGTCTCGCGTTTGAGATAAGGGACAGCGGCGAGATCCAGGGTGTTGCGCATGGCCGTCTCAAAGGTCCTGATGCCCCGCTCGCAGAGGATTATCCTGGGATTTCCCGCAAGGGCAATATACTCGGCGCACATGATGAGCTCCTCGAGCCGCGCCGAGAGCCCCCTCTTGAGGAGCACGGGCTTGTCAATCTTCCCTGCCTCAAGGAGGAGGTCGTAGTTCTGCATGTTCCGGGCCCCGATCTGCAGGATGTCATAATAGTCGTAATAGCGCTCCACATCCTTTGTGTGGATTATCTCGGTGCATATGGGGAGGCCTGTGACAGCCCTTGCCTCCTTGAGGTATTCCAGGCCTTCCTCCTTGAGGCCCTGGAAGGAATAGGGCGAGGTGCGGGGCTTGAAAGCGCCTCCCCTGAGCACGTGGCCCCCCTTGTCCTTCACTTGTCTTGCGATCTCGATGATCTGCTCGCGGCTCTCGACAGCGCAGGGGCCGGCGATGAAGGTGAAGGTCCCTCCCCCGATGGCGTGGGCGCCCAGGGTGATAACGGTGCTCTCGTCGTGGAACTTCCTGTTCACAAGCTTGTGGGGCTCCAGGATGGGAATGACGCGCTCCACGAAGGGGAGGGCTTCGAGCTGGAGGGCCTGGAGCTTCCGCTCGTCGCCGAGGGCGCCTATCACAATCTTCTCCGAGCCGGGGAGGTAAAGGGGCTCAAGCCCCAGATTCTCTATCCCCTTGAGGATGCTGTCGGATTCCTGTTTTGTCACGTTCTTGCGAAGCACAATAATCATAAATAGCTCTCCGGAAAAATACTGCTTATGATTATAGCCCTTCGGGCATGATCTGTCAATTTCCGACGGCAGGCGGCCTTCGCACCTGCCCCCTCCCGCGATGCTCAAAGTGCTTCAGACTCCGCAAGATTCTCATACTGCATAAGGGCGTCCAGAATGGGGCGGGTCAGCGCCTCGCCGTTTCCCTGCCCGGAGGTGATGGCTTTCCACAAAGTCTCGCGCGCCGTGGTCTCTGCCTTCTGATAGGGCTTGCTTTCCGGGTTTTCAATGCCCCAGGCCTCACAAAAGGTATGGGTTGCCCGATTGGTGCCATTTTCTAAATATCGGAGTCTGTTCCCATTTTTCCCCTTGATCGAAGTGGTTAATGCTGGTATAATTATTTCTGAATTTTCCTGAAGGGACGATGGACCACGAGCAAGGTAAAAGGGAACCTGCTGGGGCTCAAGCCCCGGCAGAAGCACCTGCTGGAGAAGATTTACGAGCGGCGCATCCCGCCCCGCCGCGTCATTACCCCCGAGGTGGCGCGATACCTCACTGAGCTTTCTCATGAACTGGGCAGGCAGGTGGGGATCCTTGTGGACCGCCGGGGCCACGTCTATGATGTCTTCGTGGGCGACGCGAAGGGCATCGAGATCTCGGGCCTGGGGCGCTACCGCGCGGGACGCTCCCGCTTCAGGGGGCTGCGCTTCCTCCACACCCATCTCCGGGGCGAGGAACTCAGCACCGATGACCTCATGGACCTGGCTCTCCTCAGGTTTGACCTCGTGGTCGCCCTTGAGGTGCTCCCTTCGGGTCTCCCCGGCCTTGTGCGCATGGCCCACCTTCTCCCCAGGGACTCACGGGAGAAGCTTTACGAGGTCCTCGAGCCTCTGTCGGTCCATGAGCTGGACCTTGACTTTCACCAGTTCATTGAGTCCCTCGAGGAGGAGTTCGCTCTTTCGGCAAAGAGCTCCGACATATTGGATGGAAGAAAGCGCGCCCTCCTTATCGGCGTCACGACGCGAAGCACGGAGAAGGCCAGGGAATCCATGGAGGAGCTCTCGGCACTGGCCGAGTCGGCAGGCATTGAAGTGCTCGAGACCATCATCCAGCGCAGGCAGACCATAGACAACCGCTACGTGATGGGGAAAGGGAAGATCAAGGAGATTTTCATCACGTCGCTCCAGCTCGGCGCCACCCTCATTGTTTTCGACAGGGAGCTCACGGGCTCGCAGATGAAGTCCATCTCCGAGGCCACGGACCTCGAGGTCATCGACAGGACGCAGCTCATCCTGGACATCTTTGCCCAGCGCGCCCGCTCAAGGGAAGGCAAGATCCAGGTGGAGCTCGCCCAGCTCAAATACTCTCTTCCCCGCCTCGTGCTGAAGGATGACTTTCTCTCACGCATCACAGGGGGCATAAGGGCCAGAGGGCCCGGCGAGACAAAGCTCGAGATTTACCGCCGCAGGATCAAGGAGCGTATCGACCGCCTCAACAGCGACATTGATGAGATTGTGAAGGGCCGCGATGAGCGCAGGAAGGCGAGGGAGAAAACGGGCATCCCCGTCCTCTCCCTCATCGGCTATACCAACGCGGGCAAATCCACGCTCCTCAACAGCCTCACCGAGAGCAGTGTCTTCGTGGAGAACCGCCTCTTCGCCACGCTTGATCCCACGACGCGAAGGCTTCGCTTCCCCCGTGAGCGGGAAGTAATAATCACCGATACCGTGGGCTTCATAAGGGAGATACCCCGCGATCTGCTGAGCGCTTTCCGCTCAACCCTCGAGGAGCTGCGCGAGGCCCACCTCCTCATTCACCTCTTCGACGCGAGCGGCCCGACCTTCAGGGAGCACATCAGCGCAGTCAACGACATCCTCCAGGAGCTTGCCCTGGACAATATCCCCCATCTCCTCGTGGGGAACAAGGCGGACAAGCTCACTGACGAGGAAAAGCAGCGCATAGAGGAGGAGCTGGGCTGTATCACTATAAGCGCCATAAAGAAGGAGTCCCTGGGCGTTCTCACCAGCCTTATGGAAAAAGAGATATGGAAAGACGCTTAGTGCTTATACCTTCATCACCACGAGGGTCATGTCATCCTTCTGCTCGAGGCCCTGGGTGAACACCTCAACTTCATCAAAGAGTGCGTCGAGGATCTCCTGGGCGGACTCGTCCTGGTGGACCGCCACAATCTTCTCGACGCGCTCGGTGCCGAAGAACTCCTTGCTCTCGTTCTCAGCCTCGACAATGCCGTCGGTCATGAAGATCAGGATATCCTTGGGATAGATCTTGATGCGGAACTCCTTGTACTTGATGTTGGGACGGAAGCCCAGAATGGGGCCCTTGCCCTTGAGCGGGCGGGCATTGAGCTCGGTTGCCCTGATGAGGAGCGGCGGGTTGTGGCCCGCATTGGTGAAGGCAAGGGTCTTGTCCGTGGCTCTGTAAGTGCAGTAAAAGAGCGAGGACATTTTTCCGAAGCTTACGAAATCGTTGTAAAGCACGTTGTTGATAGCCGTGACCACCTCGCATGGGGCGTCTATCTGGGAAGCCTGTGATCTCAGCACGCTCCTGAGGAGGCCCATGATTAGGGCGGCCCCCATGCCGTGCCCTGTCACGTCGCCGCAGGCAATGCCGATTGACCCGTCGGGCGTCGTGACAAAGTCGAAGTAGTCGCCGCCCACCTCGCTCGCCGAAATGCAGCGGCATGCTATGTCCGCACCCTTGACGGGCGGCGCTTTTTCCACAAGGAGGGCCTTCTGTATCTTTGAGGCGAGCTCAGCCTCGAGCTCCAGGCGCTTTGATTTCCTCACCTTTTCCATGAGCCTCATGGTGTAAAGGCTGATGAACGTGAGCTGCGAGAGGGCCATCATCATCTGGAGCTCCTGGGAGGTGAAGCTCTTTTTCTGGAGCTTCAGGACGCCGTAGTGGACATTTTCTCCCATCATGAGGGGGACGACGAGCGAAGAGGTGGTAAAAAGAGGCTTTTTTGCCTTGATCATGGCGTTTATCTCGCCTTCGTAGAGGCTTGGGGTCTCTTCGGGAGGATAGCAGAAGGCTTCACGTCCTTCGGGACCTGCCCGATCCTCCCTGTTGATCATGAGGACGCCGCGGGTAATGCTGAGGGGCTGGCATATCAGGGTGAGGAGGGAGTTTCCCCAGTCGGGACTCTCGCTGTCCTCTATGGATTTCTTGACGATGGTCCTGAAAGCCTCGAGGTGCGCCTCGGTCTGCGCCTGCTTTTCCTCGGGCGATGTGTAGGTGCTGATGAAGAAGATGCCCGTGATGAGAAAAAGAAAGGGAAAGATGTCAAGGTAAGTCGAGAAAGCCATAAATACCAGGACTGTCAGGACAAGGTAGGCAGCGGCGGCGGCAGGGAAAATCCTGCGCATTCCCCTGAGCGGCGAGTGGAAAAAGAGAAAGTAGCAGCCGCCGCCAAGGACGAGCAGGATGATGTCGTAAAGGATCACGGGGATGTGAAAGAGGACGGGGCCTTTTACCACCGAATAGAGAGCCTGTGCGAAGATCTCGCAGTCCGACATGATGCCGAGGGGCGTCATGGTGAAATAGCGCTCCATGGGATCGATTGAGCCCAGCAGTACGATTTTCCCCTCGATCTCGGCAGGCGGCACTTTCCCGCCGAGGAGCTGCTCCATGGAGAAGTAGGAATAGGTCCTGCTGGGCCTCGCGTTAAATCCCATGGTGGCCGAAGTGAAGTAATTGATGAAGAACTGGTTTTTCCCCTGGAGAGGAAGGCTCTTGGCAGTCCCCAGGGACACGGAGCTCCCCAGGATGGTGCTCGAGAACCTGATATCTTCTTTTTTTATCCTGTAGTAATGGGCGAGGGTCTCCAGCACAAAATGGTCATATTCCTTGCCTTCAACGTTTTCGCGCAGCGGAATGAAGCGCATCTTCACGTTTGAGCTCACCTCGATGAGCCCCAGGTCTCCTGCAACCTTTTCCAGGGCCTGGCCGGGGCTCCCTATGATCGTTGCCGTTTTCCCGCTCCGGTAAAAAAAGGCAGGGAACAGAAGGCTGCCCTGGGAAGAGGCGTCAGGAGGCTTCAGGCTCTTTGTATCAAGCGCCGGGGGAATGAAGTTGAGGGCAATCACGGCGGCCTTCTGGGAGCGGAGGATGTTGATGCTCTTGGTATAGGCTCCTTTAATCAGCTCAGTGTCTTTGTATTTTTTCTGCATTTCCTGGTAGGAGGGGATGGCGATGACGATGACAGGCGAGGGGGATTTCTTTGAAAGCTCCTCGTAGGTGCCCTTCAGAAGCGAGGAGCGCAGCTGAAGAAGCCTGTCAAGCCAGAGGTAATCAAAGCTGTCCAAGAGGGAAAGGTGGGTGATGACAAGCACGGCAAGCACCAGGACTGCGTAAAAGATGACATTGATTCTGAGTTTCTTCACCGTGCACTCCCCTGACGGAACACTCGAAAACCCTGCTGCCCAATAGTTCGAGGTAAGGGCCCGGTCTCCCTTCTCGCCGGCACTCTCCCCAAGGTTTCCGCCCTTTATTCAATAAAAGAGAGGCCCCCTTTGGCAGGCCTCTCACAGTTGCGGTACCTTCATTACCTCAGTCCCTGTTGCGGAGCGCCAGGAGGTAGAGAAGCTGCGCCACTGCCGTGAGGGCGGCGGCCAGATAAGTGAGGGCTGCCGCACCGAGCACATCGCGCACAGCCTTTTCCTCGTCTCTTCCGACAATTCCCTTTTCCGTGAGGAGCGCCACTGCCCGGGAACTGGCGTTGAACTCCACGGGAAGGGTGATGACATAGAAGAGGACCGCGCAGGAAAAAAGCAGGATTCCCAGGTTCAGCATGAAACCCGACTGAAAGGCAATGCCTATTACTGCCATGATCCACCCGGCGTTGCTCCCGAAGCCTGCAACAGGCACGAGGCTTGAGCGCAGCTGGAGGGGAAGGTAGCCCTGGGAGTGCTGGAAGGCGTGGCCCGTTTCATGGGCTGCAACGCCAACGGAGGCAAGAGAATTGCCCTCATAGACTTCCGGGGAAAGGGAAAGCCTCTTTCTCAAGGGATCATAGAAATCGCTCAAAAAGCCGCCTCCCTCCTCGACGGCCACGTCCTGGAGCCCTCCCCCGTTCAGAAGCTCCCTTGCCGCCTGGCTCCCTGTAAGGCCCGACCTTGCCGGCACCTGCAAGTATTTCTTGAAAGTTGTCTGCACCTTTATGCTCGCATAAAGTGAGAGAAGCACAAAGGGCATCACAATGATGAGGTAAAGGGGATCGAAAAACATAATGCTTCATCTCCTCTCTTTTCTCACTAAAGAAGCACCATAGCCATGATGCCCCCTTAATTTCTCCTTGTGACGATGCCATTCCTCTTGGAAAGATTCTGTACCCCGGGCAAGGAAGGTGAGAGAGAATCACTGCAAGAATAAGGAAGAGAGGTGATAAGCGTGGGAGCGACAGTGGTCACGGGCGCCAGTGGGCGCGTGGGAGCCTCGATAGTGAGGAAAGCCTCTGCACAGGGTCTCGAGCTTTGCGGCCTTTATCACTGCCGCTGCCTGACCTCTCCCGGCATCGAGGCGTACCAGGCCGATATTGCGGACAGGCGGTCACTTTTTACCCTTCTTGACAGGATAAGGCCTGAAAAGATTATCCACTGCGCCGCCATAGCTCATGATGACGAGGAGGAGCGCCTCAGGTGCGTCAACATAGAGGGAACAGCCAACCTTGCCGAGTATTGCAAAGCCCACGGCGCCTATCTTGTTCACCTCTCAACGGATCTTGTCTTT encodes:
- the trpB gene encoding tryptophan synthase subunit beta, encoding MRKTGKFGRYGGFYVPEILIPALEEVESAFLDIARQKAFRSELAALLRDYAGRPTPCTLAANVSERLGATIYLKREDLLHGGAHKTNNCLGQGLLAKKMGKGRLIAETGAGQHGVATAMAGALFGIKTHIYMGATDIERQSPNVKRMKLLGAEVIPVTSGTATLKDAINEALRDWIANVETTYYLFGTVCGPHPFPLMVREFQSVIGREARRQIVRKEGRLPDYVYACVGGGSNAMGIFSAFLGDGEVKLVGVEPGGKGDGVHHGAPLTFGRPGVFHGSLSYLLQDPHGQIEETHSVAAGLDYPGVGPEHSALRDRGRVRYVTVTDEEALEAFETLSLLEGIIPALEPAHALASAFAAAGEHRGSLMLINLSGRGDKDLDSYFAMKR
- the trpC gene encoding indole-3-glycerol phosphate synthase TrpC — its product is MILDRIVERKRECLAEAKKRVPLGELRDREAPPPRDFAGALSRKGHGLIAEYKKASPSRGTFHNAPDLATQAALYGRYADAMSVLTEEDHFSGSLDDLLTARRLVELPLLRKDFIIDAYQVHEARASGADAVLLIAEALEAGELAGLYSLVRELGMEALVEVHEEVSLEHVLPLSPPMVGINNRNLKDMTITRETTKRIAPLIPEGILIVSESGITSGDHLEELMPYAGAFLIGSAFMAGGDPEACLREFTAILARSSPR
- the trpD gene encoding anthranilate phosphoribosyltransferase, which gives rise to MLNKLTRKENLTADEAAHLMEKMMRNEYSPVMAGALLTALRIKGETVDEITAFARVMHTFCHRVNFPTKEPLLDTCGTGGDGVGTYNISTTVALIAASAGIRVAKHGNRAASSKSGSADVLEALGFSLSLPAEKLVECLLKTGFCFLFAREHHQAMLAIAPVRKDLGIRTVFNLLGPLTNPAGATHQVVGLFSPDHLETVAHVLERLGTRRALVVHGDGTDEFTVTGPSRYIEVRDGRITAKILYPEECDLTRARHESLLGGDAAENAGIIRDVLTPRKVKKDPKRDMALLNAGAALYVAGHSPSIKEGVNAARNLIEKGKALQKLEEIKAFTIQASLSRGEEGVRKP
- a CDS encoding aminodeoxychorismate/anthranilate synthase component II — protein: MKKILFIDNFDSFTYNLVDEFEKRRCLVKIYRNNLAMDEYEALFREFSPDLLVFSPGPSAPRDAGCSIDLIKTYAGKVPMFGVCLGLQCMIEAFGGKVGHAGEIVHGKTSLITHDGKGIFSGLPSPLPVGRYHSLAGLEIPLVLEVAARKKDIVMAVRHQSLPVTGVQFHPESILTAAGGAIIDNVLSGREG
- a CDS encoding chorismate-binding protein, which gives rise to MRETVKPGGSLRLIPVVKSIALTRDASEIFSLVSGGGHAPHAMFLESADIVPFYGKMSIMVIEPCLRICGRGTGYRLEALDRFGIRFIDALMPDLALLGSVIRNEPSLAEGILPPVPRHIDEQARLRAITPFHVLRLVLGKLTPAYWPGHLFCGLFGALTYDFIDTFESLPPPLSDPLNEDDFTFYYGTTLLVADHAKHELAIVSNAMVITDEEAGGAFLHATEVIERIERLILNGTAPPEAGSTGGAITTSQEFSREEYMSLVETMKSHIVEGDVFQAVPSRTVTAEGIADPWAIYRELRSLNPSPYMFYMNDGRGVLLGASPEMLLRVTGTEKPIVETRPIAGTRPRGIAAGVPDADLDSRYEVSLKTDFKELAEHSMLIDLARNDIARVAKPGTRVVESPYCTEKYSHVQHLVTTVKGELKEDIDAFHAYLSVMNAGTLTGAPKLKAMELLRRCEKFKRGYYGGACGYFSRNGEMDSCIIIRSMRILEGKAHLRAGAGIVYDSIAESEYEETEKKLAAPLTALKRAAER
- the aroF gene encoding 3-deoxy-7-phosphoheptulonate synthase, translated to MIIVLRKNVTKQESDSILKGIENLGLEPLYLPGSEKIVIGALGDERKLQALQLEALPFVERVIPILEPHKLVNRKFHDESTVITLGAHAIGGGTFTFIAGPCAVESREQIIEIARQVKDKGGHVLRGGAFKPRTSPYSFQGLKEEGLEYLKEARAVTGLPICTEIIHTKDVERYYDYYDILQIGARNMQNYDLLLEAGKIDKPVLLKRGLSARLEELIMCAEYIALAGNPRIILCERGIRTFETAMRNTLDLAAVPYLKRETHLPVVVDPSHGTGDRELAYIMAKAAAIVGADGILIEVHTDPDRAKSDGKQTISTERFSKLVGEIEKLMHLSAKECQ
- the hflX gene encoding GTPase HflX yields the protein MDRRGHVYDVFVGDAKGIEISGLGRYRAGRSRFRGLRFLHTHLRGEELSTDDLMDLALLRFDLVVALEVLPSGLPGLVRMAHLLPRDSREKLYEVLEPLSVHELDLDFHQFIESLEEEFALSAKSSDILDGRKRALLIGVTTRSTEKARESMEELSALAESAGIEVLETIIQRRQTIDNRYVMGKGKIKEIFITSLQLGATLIVFDRELTGSQMKSISEATDLEVIDRTQLILDIFAQRARSREGKIQVELAQLKYSLPRLVLKDDFLSRITGGIRARGPGETKLEIYRRRIKERIDRLNSDIDEIVKGRDERRKAREKTGIPVLSLIGYTNAGKSTLLNSLTESSVFVENRLFATLDPTTRRLRFPREREVIITDTVGFIREIPRDLLSAFRSTLEELREAHLLIHLFDASGPTFREHISAVNDILQELALDNIPHLLVGNKADKLTDEEKQRIEEELGCITISAIKKESLGVLTSLMEKEIWKDA
- a CDS encoding SpoIIE family protein phosphatase, which gives rise to MKKLRINVIFYAVLVLAVLVITHLSLLDSFDYLWLDRLLQLRSSLLKGTYEELSKKSPSPVIVIAIPSYQEMQKKYKDTELIKGAYTKSINILRSQKAAVIALNFIPPALDTKSLKPPDASSQGSLLFPAFFYRSGKTATIIGSPGQALEKVAGDLGLIEVSSNVKMRFIPLRENVEGKEYDHFVLETLAHYYRIKKEDIRFSSTILGSSVSLGTAKSLPLQGKNQFFINYFTSATMGFNARPSRTYSYFSMEQLLGGKVPPAEIEGKIVLLGSIDPMERYFTMTPLGIMSDCEIFAQALYSVVKGPVLFHIPVILYDIILLVLGGGCYFLFFHSPLRGMRRIFPAAAAAYLVLTVLVFMAFSTYLDIFPFLFLITGIFFISTYTSPEEKQAQTEAHLEAFRTIVKKSIEDSESPDWGNSLLTLICQPLSITRGVLMINREDRAGPEGREAFCYPPEETPSLYEGEINAMIKAKKPLFTTSSLVVPLMMGENVHYGVLKLQKKSFTSQELQMMMALSQLTFISLYTMRLMEKVRKSKRLELEAELASKIQKALLVEKAPPVKGADIACRCISASEVGGDYFDFVTTPDGSIGIACGDVTGHGMGAALIMGLLRSVLRSQASQIDAPCEVVTAINNVLYNDFVSFGKMSSLFYCTYRATDKTLAFTNAGHNPPLLIRATELNARPLKGKGPILGFRPNIKYKEFRIKIYPKDILIFMTDGIVEAENESKEFFGTERVEKIVAVHQDESAQEILDALFDEVEVFTQGLEQKDDMTLVVMKV
- a CDS encoding zinc metallopeptidase, with the protein product MFFDPLYLIIVMPFVLLSLYASIKVQTTFKKYLQVPARSGLTGSQAARELLNGGGLQDVAVEEGGGFLSDFYDPLRKRLSLSPEVYEGNSLASVGVAAHETGHAFQHSQGYLPLQLRSSLVPVAGFGSNAGWIMAVIGIAFQSGFMLNLGILLFSCAVLFYVITLPVEFNASSRAVALLTEKGIVGRDEEKAVRDVLGAAALTYLAAALTAVAQLLYLLALRNRD